The stretch of DNA TCAGCACGGCGAGGTGCTTGGGGTGCTTCTCCATCAGCTTGCGCCGGAAGGCGAGGGGATCCTGGCCCGCCGCATGCGCCACCTCGTCGAGGAAGCATTCGAGGTAGATCGCGTTCGGGTTGGTGTTCACCCCGCGCCAGAAGCCCGGGATGATCGGCGGGTTGCGCATCGCATGGTCGATGAGGAGGTTCGGGATCGTGTAGCCGATCGCCGCTTCCGCCCCGCCGGGATTGAGGCCCTGGAACACCACCGGATCCTTGCCGTCCGCCCCCAGCCGTCCCGGGAGGATGCCGGCCAGGATCGACTGGCCGGAGATCCGCATGTGCAGGCCGGTCAGGTTGCCGGATTCGTCCAGCGCCGCCCGCATCCGGCACTGCGTGACCGGATGGTAGCGGCCATGGGTCATGTCCTCCTCGCGGGTCCAGATCAGCTTGACCGGGGTGCCGGGGAGTTCCTTCGCGATCAGCACCGCCTGGCGCACCCAGTCGTGGGTGGCGCCGCGCCGGCCGAAGCCGCCGCCGAGATGGATCTTGTGCACGTCGCATTGCCGCGGCGACAGCCCGGCGGCCTCGGCCGTCGCGGCGAGCGCCGCCTCGCCGTTCTGGGTCGGCGTCCAGACCTCGCAGCGTTCCGGCGTCCAGCGCGCCGTGGCGTTCATCGGCTCCATCGTGGCATGGTTCTGGAACGGATAGGCGTAGGTCGCCTCGACCACCTTGGCGGCGCCCTTGAGCGCGCCTGCGGCGTCGCCCGCCTTGTTGCCGATGAAGGCCTCGGGCGCGTCCAGGCCCTCCTTCAGCATCGCGGCGATGGTCTCGCTCGACACGCTCGCGTTCGGCCCCTCGTCCCAGACGATCGTGAGCGCGTCCACGGCCGTCTTGGCGCGCCAGAACGTGTCGGCCACCACCGCCACGGCGCTGTCGCCGACCCGCACCACCTTGCGCACGCCGGGCATCTTTTCGACGGCCGCGGCATCGACGCTCTTCACCGTGCCGCCGACCACCGGGCAATCGCGGATCGCGGCATTGAGCAGGCCGGGGAGCTTCAGGTCGATGCCGTAGACCTGCGAGCCGTCGGTCTTCTCCACCGTGTCGAGGCGCTTCACCGGCTGGCCGGCGATGATCCAGTCCTTCGGATCCTTCAGCACCACGTCCTTCGGCACCTCCATCCGGCCGGCAGCAGCGGCGACCTTGCCGAAGGTGGTGGAGCGGCCGGACGCCGGATGGCTGATCGTGCCCCGCTCGACCCGGCACTCGCCGGGCGGCACGTTCCACTCTGCCGCTGCCGCCGCGACCAGCATCGTGCGGGCGGCGGCCCGCCCTGGCGCACCGCGACGTAGGATTCGCGGATGCCGCGGCTGCCGCCGGTGGAGAAATCGCCCCAGGCACGGCCCCGGGCGAGGTTCTGGCCCGGGGTCGGATACTCGGTCGTGACCCTGTTCCAGTCGCAGCCCAGTTCCTCGGCGACGAGCTGGGCGAGGCCGGTGAGCGTGCCCTGGCCCATCTCGGAGCGGGCGATGCGGATCACCACGGTCTCGTCCGGGCGCACCACCACCCAGGCATTGACCTCGGGCGCGGTCGCGCCGGGGGCGGCCTGCGCGACAGGCAGATCGAAGCCCAGCGCCAGGCCGCCCGCCGCGGCGGCGGAGCCGGCGAGGAAGAAACGGCGCGACAGGATGGGGGAGACGGTGTCGGTCATGGCGTGTCCCCTCAACCGCGGCCGGTCTCGCCGCCCTCGGCGGCGAGGGTGATGCCGGCGAGCACCCGGTTGTAGGTGCCGCAGCGGCAGATGTTGGTGATCTCCTGGCGGATCTCGGCCTCGCTGGGCTTGGGCTTCTGCGCCAGCAGGGCGGCGGCGGCCATGATCATGCCGGATTGGCAGAAGCCGCATTGCGGCACGTCGAGCGCCGCCCAGGCCTTCTGCACCGGGTGGGAACGGTCGGGGCTCAGGCCCTCGATCGTGACGATCCTCTGGTTCGGCTCGATGCTCGACACCGGCATCGAGCAGGAGCGCACCGCCTGCCCGTCGATATGGACCGTGCAGGCGCCGCACTGGGCGATGCCGCAG from Methylobacterium aquaticum encodes:
- a CDS encoding (2Fe-2S)-binding protein; amino-acid sequence: MIRLNVNGSVREVEAEPDTPLLWVIREQVGLTGTKYGCGIAQCGACTVHIDGQAVRSCSMPVSSIEPNQRIVTIEGLSPDRSHPVQKAWAALDVPQCGFCQSGMIMAAAALLAQKPKPSEAEIRQEITNICRCGTYNRVLAGITLAAEGGETGRG